In the Salmo trutta chromosome 33, fSalTru1.1, whole genome shotgun sequence genome, one interval contains:
- the LOC115172850 gene encoding prosaposin isoform X2 has protein sequence MKTSLVLLALSLLACSVWEIHGQCQDDQEVVEAKLEKRMQQLKGTCGLCKWALKEVKKSISTSSRQEEIKQKLLSFCGKLPLVKSTCEDLVKKHLWVVIDELNTSDGIRAICVKMKACKPKEVLDLSY, from the exons ATGAAGACATCTCTGGTCCTCCTTGCCCTCAGTCTGCTGGCTTGTTCAG TTTGGGAAATCCATGGGCAATGCCAAGATGATCAGGAAGTAGTGGAAGCAAAGCTGGAAAAGCGCATG CAACAGCTAAAGGGGACCTGCGGGCTGTGTAAGTGGGCACTGAAGGAAGTGAAGAAATCCATCTCCACTTCCTCTCGCCAG GAGGAGATAAAGCAGAAGCTATTGTCCTTTTGCGGTAAATTACCCTTAGTAAAATCTACCTGTGAAGACCTGGTGAAAAAACACTTGTGGGTGGTGATTGATGAGCTTAACACAAGCGATGGCATTAGGGCCATCTGTGTTAAAATGAAGGCCTGCAA ACCAAAGGAAGTTTTGGACCTGAGCTACTGA
- the LOC115172850 gene encoding prosaposin isoform X1, producing the protein MKTSLVLLALSLLACSVWEIHGQCQDDQEVVEAKLEKRMQQQLKGTCGLCKWALKEVKKSISTSSRQEEIKQKLLSFCGKLPLVKSTCEDLVKKHLWVVIDELNTSDGIRAICVKMKACKPKEVLDLSY; encoded by the exons ATGAAGACATCTCTGGTCCTCCTTGCCCTCAGTCTGCTGGCTTGTTCAG TTTGGGAAATCCATGGGCAATGCCAAGATGATCAGGAAGTAGTGGAAGCAAAGCTGGAAAAGCGCATG CAGCAACAGCTAAAGGGGACCTGCGGGCTGTGTAAGTGGGCACTGAAGGAAGTGAAGAAATCCATCTCCACTTCCTCTCGCCAG GAGGAGATAAAGCAGAAGCTATTGTCCTTTTGCGGTAAATTACCCTTAGTAAAATCTACCTGTGAAGACCTGGTGAAAAAACACTTGTGGGTGGTGATTGATGAGCTTAACACAAGCGATGGCATTAGGGCCATCTGTGTTAAAATGAAGGCCTGCAA ACCAAAGGAAGTTTTGGACCTGAGCTACTGA